One Chaetodon auriga isolate fChaAug3 chromosome 14, fChaAug3.hap1, whole genome shotgun sequence genomic window carries:
- the gjb3 gene encoding gap junction protein beta 3, which produces MDWKTFQALLSGVNKYSTAFGRIWLSVVFVFRVMVYVVAAERVWGDEQKDFDCNTKQPGCANVCYDHFFPISHIRLWALQLIFVTCPSFMVVMHVAYRDDRERKYKAKHGDNSKLYNNTGKKHGGLWWTYLISLFVKTGIEVSFLYILHRVYDSFYLPRLVKCEVSPCPNQVDCYIGHPTEKKVFTYFMVGASALCIVLNICEIIYLISKRIVRIANKMKRRNRNMTVHHDNYSDDPFNNCNAAAARSDLKEKPPSFKTAYKPSYRPSGLKLEEKIRASAPNLSSTS; this is translated from the coding sequence ATGGACTGGAAGACCTTCCAGGCCCTCCTCAGTGGGGTGAACAAATACTCCACGGCGTTCGGGCGGATATGgctgtctgtggtgtttgtgttcagggtgATGGTGTACGTGGTGGCAGCGGAGCGAGTGTGGGGCGACGAGCAGAAGGACTTTGACTGCAACACCAAGCAGCCCGGCTGCGCCAACGTCTGCTACGACCACTTCTTCCCCATCTCCCACATCCGCCTGTGGGCCCTGCAGCTCATCTTCGTCACCTGCCCGTCCTTCATGGTTGTCATGCACGTGGCGTACCGTGATGACCGCGAGCGCAAGTACAAGGCCAAGCATGGTGACAACAGCAAGCTGTACAACAACACGGGCAAGAAGCACGGCGGCTTGTGGTGGACCTATCTGATCAGCCTCTTCGTAAAGACGGGCATCGAGGTCTCCTTCCTCTACATCCTCCACCGCGTCTACGACAGCTTCTACCTACCAAGACTAGTCAAGTGCGAGGTGTCGCCTTGCCCCAACCAGGTGGACTGCTACATCGGCCATCCCACGGAGAAGAAGGTCTTCACCTACTTCATGGTTGGAGCTTCGGCCCTCTGCATCGTCCTGAACATCTGTGAGATTATTTATCTCATCTCCAAACGCATTGTGCGAATTGCAAACAAGATGAAGAGGCGCAATCGCAACATGACCGTGCATCATGACAACTACAGCGACGACCCCTTCAACAACTGCAACGCGGCTGCGGCGAGGTCGGACCTGAAGGAAAAGCCTCCATCCTTCAAGACTGCGTACAAGCCTTCATACCGGCCGTCCGGACTCAAACTGGAAGAGAAGATCCGGGCCTCTGCTCCTAATCTGTCCTCAACATCGTGA